The genomic DNA TCAGTATTCAGATAATGCTCCCTTGTCATCCTATTATATAGCATCAGAAAAGAAGACGAAGATTTCAGAAATTTATAAATCGAAAAGGTTTGTAAGAATTTGATTAAAGAGGATAATAATACTTTGAGCCATGAATGATGAGTGCAAGATCCTTGGTCATCTTTCCGGATTCCACTGTTCCAATACAAGCTGCTTCCAGCTTATCAGTGAAATCAGCCAGCCTTGCATTGTCATCCAATTTTGCCCTGTTTTTTAACAAACACAATACAGTTCAGCTATGGCCTTGTTTGAATGAATGATTATAACCCCCTTATACCATCTATCATCACTTTATAAAAAAGTACCTGTGTGCAAGTCCCCTGGACCATGCAAAGATTGATGCTATGCTGTTTGTGCTCGTTTCACCTCCTTTTTGATGAACTCTGTAATGGCGGGTAACAGTTCCATGGGCTGCCTCGGCTTCTATGGTCTTACCGTCAGGGCAGATCTGAATTTATTAATCATATGATAGCATCAAAAAACATGTTTGAAGGAAATTGCTAGTCAATTGATCTGATTATGCAAGGAAGAAACCCCCCACAAAAAAGTACAATTAAATGAATTTCCGGGAAAAGAGTACATACCAACACAGAAGTCATCAGACCAAGAGACCCAAATCCTGCAAAAGTTCAACGAAATTGAGACCATTCTGTTGAGGAAATTTACTTATTATAATCTTTTACGATGTCGAGGCAACTCGTGCAATCTTACCTTGTGCTAAGAAATCACTCTGCACGTCGCCATCATAGTTCTTGCATGCCCAGACATAACCTCCTTCACTTTTAAGTGCATAAGCCACCATATCATCAATAAGGCGGTGCTCATACCTACAAACAATTCATTGAGGTTCAATTAACAGAATGATTATTGAACAAccagaagaaaagaaaaactgGGAATGTTTAACCAGATATGTTCATTTCTTACCATATGCCAGCAGCATCATACTTTGACTTCCAATTGGCTTCATAAACCTCCTGAAATATGTCCTTGAATCTATACAAAAATAAGAGAAGACAGAGAATGACAGGTAAATCAAGACGAAACTTGTTCATGGGCTGAATAATATATGGACAGTAGCATGAAAATAATGGATTGTTTGATGCagggttatttttttaaatctgttATTTTTGGAAAAGATCTTTTTTGATATGAAGAGTagtttatttggataaaatgactaaaatatccttagtatttaatattttaaaattttattaaaaaattaaagtgatggtaattttggtattttccaaaaatctgggttttttggaaaaaatattgtttgatataaaaagtaatttatttatgtaaagtgactaaaatttaaaaaataaaatgaggtAATTTGGTATTTTAGTTGACAATTTAAGTGATTTGATGGAAGAATTGGTTCATGATGGGATATTATtggtttatttggataaaatcttaaaagaaacacatcaaacaagccctaaatataaaacaaacaaaaataaatttccaATTACACTTGTGATCACAAACTAGTCAAAAACTAAGATCAAGGAGGAAAATTGCATACCTTCCATCATATTTCTTAAGGATGGTATTCTTTGTGCTGAGATAAAGTGGCCACTTTTTCTGGAAAGCCATGTTCATGGAAGCCTCAGCAAATGAATAAATAGACTGCAGcccatgataaaaaaataaagtattagactaattaaaacacaaataattaaCGGACTGTTTTTTTCAGCAGTGGAAAATGGAAATATATATCTATTCGACAACCATAACAGATGCAAAACCCGAACCTCATCAGTGTTGTACATTGCCAAAGCTACTCCTCCAGCACCAGTGAAGTTGTAAACTTCCAGCTCAGTTTTCTCAGTCTCCCCTTCGGGAACTATATGTAAACACTAACATAAGTTAGCACTAAACATACTTCAAGACTGATAAATATAGCCAAAAGTTAAATATGCAAAGGCTGAAAAGGAGATCGAGAGAACTGTACCAAACACCAACTTAAGCTTTCCTGCTCCTTTTATGACTGCATCAGTTGCCTTGTATTGATCTCCAAAAGCATGCCTTCCAATGCATATAGGCTTCGTCCATCCtaataaatttacaaattaatggTTATTAAAGAGATATATACAACAACACTGCCAATAAATAGTTCATCCCCTCAAGAACTTCCTACCTGGGATAAGCTTGGGGAGGTTTTTGCAGAGAATTGGCTCTCTGAATACCGTACCTGAAACAATAACATGTTATAGACAGCCACAACATACATTTAGAACAACATATAACTACTTGGAAATCTGCTAACcattcaaaatatttctaattgtCCCATTTGGACTCTTCCACATCTGCTTCAATTTAAACTCTTCAACACGAGCCTCATCTGCAAAACCAAACACAAAAAAATCCCATGTTAGTTGAAACCATAATTTTAAGTACAATTTATATGTGCAGTCGGTGAAAACATACCAGGTGTGATCGTAGCACACTTGATAGCAACATTATACCTGCAGGCAACTTAATTAGGTTTCAAAATGCAGAAAGATACCATGATTTAAATAGTTGATGATATTTCATTCATTAACAGAGTACTAGAGAAGGCTCATATTTCTTACTTAAGGGTAGCTTCTGCAGCTTCAATGGTTACTTTGTCATCAGTTTCATCACGGTAAGGAAGACCAAGGTCAAAGTACTTAATGTCCAATTCAACAAATGGGAAGATGAGCTGCAATATATCAATCACATAACATATCAAGAGTCAAGACTATgaactttttcttctttttgctAGGGGCAGATTCGAACCATAATAGCACATCTCTTCTGAATCAAGAATTAGAAAAATCACCTTATCCTTAATTGATTTCCAGAAAATTCGGGTCATTTCATCTCCTGCAGCATCAAAACAGACCACAATTAacttgagaaaaaaatatatgggAGGCAATGCTTTAGGAGCCCAAGTACCACTGTATCAGGATACATGATTCcagaataatttcaaaattttaaagattatttgaaGTAAACAACTCAAATGTTTTTAATCTGGATTCTCcttgcataaaaaaaaaaaaaatcctatctTGATCCGGTAAATCGAGTCGAACTTATTTGTTTGAAGGATTTAGATCAGATATCAATCACATCAGATAATTAAATCAGATTTGACTGTttctaaaaatgaaatataattaaatcagaTTTGACTAATTCTGAAAATGAGATTAGAGTTTCTACGTAGAAACGAAAGAGAAAATACAGATGTCACATAATCTGAGAGGCTCGTAAACGTAAAACATCGATCAGAATACTCTTAAGCCTAGAAGGCTAGAAAGATCATAGTTATCGTTCCCTAAAGTTACTACAGATAAGCAAAACTTAAAGAATTGACGATCAGATCCATATATAAGTGAACGTAGTACAGAGATCGAACAATGAAAGATCAATCAGTAAAGACTTGAGAGATCGAATCAGATCATTTACCGTCCATCTCAACGATGGGATTGGCGACAGTGATCTTCTCGAATCCCATTTCCGTCAGCTGATTCGATCAACAATGTCTATCTGATGAACGCGAAGATGAAAAGAGGGATCGGAGAGTTGAAGCTGCAAATGAAAGAGAGAGGATTTTCGTTGAAAATCTCCGCCGCcgataatgaataaaaaagatTGTGGTGGGACTGATTATAATGTGAGGTTAGTTAGAGTTTAAATGACCAAAATACCACTGGCCcacttttattgtttttgtggAGATAAATGGAGTTTTATTTCAATGTCATAGTCAtgatttagattttattatatttgtttacagatattttatttatagatgGACAAAACTCTGTTAACCAGaattataacaatttaatttCGTCATTCAGTCAATTATTCATaggaaatatatttttttatatatatatgaccttATCAATGGCATCATTGAAATATATGGCTAATGGATGACTGAAAGTCTGAAATATAAAGTCATGAGATTTGTCTTTCACCTAACATTTTAGCCAGCATCAGTCTCATCAACAACTCCTTTGACAATAACTACTAAACTAGTCCTAAAGATAAGGcattgtttatttgaaaatgacgTGACTTTTGTGAAATTACTTAATTTActagaaaatgaaagaaagaaatgtgaaaagagaagataaagatttttgtttttatttttatttttagccaatcaattttattttattttcaatcatttattttcttattttgctCTATGTCatttctatttaaataaataaatatatatatttatcaaataattaaatatttctcaactcaacaaagttatttaaataaacagaATCTTAACCATTAATATAAGAGTGACTTCGTCAGCATAAAACTTATTCACATTCACTTGCTATCCATGAAATAAGTTATATCATGGACATGACAGCTAATCTCATCTTAAATTGTGATATTTTAAGTCGGAATAAAACTTGAAATCCCTCACATTTTTTACAATGTTCAAATTTTGGTTGCTTGTTTAGTTAATGTTATTGATAGGGATGACAATGGTGCTTGTATTCCTGATACCCGTGGGTATACAATGATCAGGTTCGGGTAATTTAAATAAGGATCGAAGATAGAGAGTAAAATGAATTACCCGGTCGGGTTCGGGTCGAGAACGGAGAGTATACAAAACTCAAATTCGATACtcaaactattaatatatattaaagtttaaaatgacTTTCAAATTTTACgtcattacaaatttacaataaatatatttaaaaaaactcatttaaacgtatgtactagtAAACTAAGTTTATAAGTTCATTTAAACCTAcgtaatattaaaaattaactcaTCTAACctcttttaatataaacataGTTAGGCATTGTTttctttgggttttttaaaaaactcatccaaaatcaattttccaatcaatcacttctcaacaatcacatcactcatttcattaatcaaaatattaaaataatctttattttaaattattatattttattttattaatatatatcaatactctttaagtctttttaccaaaaataaacatcacctcctcaaaatcatcaccagtcattacttttttccctctatatgttttttcaaaaccccaatccgaacaaggccttaattgttttttaaaattttaaaatttattaattaaatattcattttttcactttttcacttttttttctttttttaattaattaatttatctctttttttttctttttttcaaattttgtattaattaattaatcaatttatctctttttattatttgatttttttatattattttttttttatatcaacatatattattttaaaattaattgatctcTTTTAAGGActaatacttaatattttaatgtataaagtaattcaatattttgatactctaatatttttacattttgttcaagtatttttattaaattattacttgtataattttttcaaagaaTTTTATTTGTGATGTAAACTTTTTCCACAAGTTGAacacaaaatatttatgtactTGTAATATTTATGCAAATTGGAGTAAAAATCAAATGTGTGgacaaatgaatatattattctataaactagttaattaaatattataataaatattaaattactttatacattaaaatatttaagtattagttactcaaaatatcaaataaattttaaataataaaataacaaaaataataataaaaagagataaattaatgaattaattaataaaataataatatatagacaaaagaaaaaattaataaaagaagataaatagattaattaattaataaaaaaaaagaagagagaaaaaaagaatagtgaaataataaatattaaattttaaaaaaaaaattaaccataGTTACTAATAAATACTAGATTAACCAATTTTTAATAGTACGTATTTTTACTAGTTTATACGTCTAACTGAGCTAATTGTACAAGTATATACGTCTATATAATCTTTTTtccaatatattatttatatttctcaCCATCTGTTCCAATATCGTTTcaatttatctttcttataaatttttaattttttaataacaaaatattttatttccctttactcatttttcatattattttcaagttcaataaatttttaacttcaatttgtaataataaaaaattgttatatttttcaacttttaCAATACAATGTAAATAagtattatttatgtttttaatattttatattatttagaaataataaatataaattaatattttaatcggGTGATTGGATATCTGTCGGGGATCGGGTATCCGACGAATTGGGAATGTGATACAAATAAAGATACCCGTCGAGTTCGGGATCGGGGTTAGgtagtaaaatgaaaatcgggttcgggaATAATTACTTCACTACCTATATCGAGTATGGTACCTATTGCCATccttaattgatttatttagtTTAAGCATTTTCAAATACATAGTTTCTTAATctccttaatttaattatttttatattttttacttaaagtACTCTAAAACTGTGCCCTCCAATAAGTTAATACTTATTTACtaaagttaataattatttactagTTTATTCTCAGTTATTAATTTAGAGGAGGGAgtttggaaaaaataaatttaaaggcaaaatgtatttaattataacttttgtattaatttattattacgCAAGATTactgtaatatattattatgcaAACATTAAACGCTAAATGCAAATAGTGAATCAAACAAGCacttaataaatcaaattttgagAACAATGTTATGACCACCTAAGAGCATCTCTAACTAATATCTAAATCTAAACCATATTTTATCTCCAACACACTCATTTGCAAACCAAAATAGGTGTTCCATCATTTTCTCTCTTGCAAACgcatatatatacattttttattgatctcaatttttttctttctaattcaacccgtaaacttaatttaagtatattttatacattaaatttatttatataatttattattttaattaattaatttaatttatttatttttataatatttttatataacataaatctataataataataataatgtttatcaatattaaaaaattataataatgttcataaaaattataataatgtaaaaaaaattaaattttgtatggtaatttttgaatttttaaaataatttataattaatttacaataaaatttaaaataatagggtaattttaaaagtataaaaatataatttataatattataaaatatatggggtgatattaaaaaattataaaagttgatgtatatttaggtttgagaatgaatttttaAACCATATACAATAAAACGACTATTCTCAAACCCGAAATCAGATTTCACCTCAAACTGACCTACGTATGCATACCTAAAATGAGTATCTCCATTCTCTCTCCCTATATGGTAAACAAttgcataattttttttattcacatttcagtccttaaacttttatttaattaattttatatattaaacttatataaataagttatttatattttaatttttttttatatattttatttatttatattttaatttttatatattttttatttttatcctatattttatattaaacttatttatataatttaattatttatataatatttttatataacataaatttataataatgttaaaaaaaattattaagtttaaaataatatgaatttttataattaagtttaaaataattgaatgatattataatattgtggtgtaatttataagtttgtaaaatatatagggtaatattaaaaagttataagaGTTAAtgtaaagaataatattataagaataatttttgggtttgagaatgattTTTTGGTTGGAaaagaattactgtttgatgtgatatttacacaaaaatgagtttgaaaataggTTTTTCGATAGTAAATGGTATTAGGTTAGAGAAGAATTACGGTTTAGTGTGACATTTATAccaaaaatgagtttgaaaataaattttttggtTGAAGATGATCTAGGTTAGGCTAAAGTGGGCTCAAGCACatcttgaatatttttttttttacattaaaaatgttacataaacttttaattttaaatttatttatctaattctAACAAAATGTGTAAAAACATAAGTTCATCTACAGGTTtcattcctatttttttttttttaaaaagaaaaaatcaaatctaaaataatattttttaaacctaTCCTAACTTTCATTTCTGAATTCTGACAACTATGACACCAAAACCAATAGCAGAACCATTGGCCATACAAAATTtgcaatatataaaaaaaactatattttattttattgtagaaACAAAATACATAATGAACTATTTTATTGTAGAAACAAAATACATAATGGACTAGAGTACTTCTACTTTGACATGCTTGtgtaacaattatatattacaGATTTAAgatgtttgaaaaattataatataactgTTTCTGTagtgaaaaaaatgaataaaattgagAAGGCTAACTTTTTTTTACTGAGAACATTGAAGAAAACACGTGAGACAAtccatatattattttcttatattttattgtttttttccaattaaaactaactcaaattattttatatttataagaaaatgtaGACTTGATCTAAAATTAAGAtgactaattataatttataaatcattatgactataagtttattaaataattattttcaaataaaaaaatattaaacacacCAATCATATTAACAGAGAAAAAAATAGCCAAATTAAACCGTCTGGTTCAAGGTTTAACTGCGTTAAAGCAAAATGGCGCGAATAATCGAATGTGTTCATCATTCAATTTCAAACCAAACCGCTTTGAGCAATGTAGGCCTCCCGAATCGTGCACCATCGCCAATGATTTGAAGCAGTAATAGCGATCGGCCTCGATGCAGAAGTTCATCCACAAGTGGTTTCCGGTGTAGACTATGGAGATATTCACCGCCGCTGGCACGGAGCCCGCTGCCTTCTTGaggaggga from Impatiens glandulifera chromosome 9, dImpGla2.1, whole genome shotgun sequence includes the following:
- the LOC124914743 gene encoding isocitrate dehydrogenase [NADP] → MGFEKITVANPIVEMDGDEMTRIFWKSIKDKLIFPFVELDIKYFDLGLPYRDETDDKVTIEAAEATLKYNVAIKCATITPDEARVEEFKLKQMWKSPNGTIRNILNGTVFREPILCKNLPKLIPGWTKPICIGRHAFGDQYKATDAVIKGAGKLKLVFVPEGETEKTELEVYNFTGAGGVALAMYNTDESIYSFAEASMNMAFQKKWPLYLSTKNTILKKYDGRFKDIFQEVYEANWKSKYDAAGIWYEHRLIDDMVAYALKSEGGYVWACKNYDGDVQSDFLAQGFGSLGLMTSVLICPDGKTIEAEAAHGTVTRHYRVHQKGGETSTNSIASIFAWSRGLAHRAKLDDNARLADFTDKLEAACIGTVESGKMTKDLALIIHGSKMTREHYLNTEEFIDAVADQLKAKLSYEA